ATATCCTCTTTTTTAACCCCAATACCGGGAAGGATAACTTGAACTTGTTTTAAAATAGAGTAATCTCCGCAACCGGGACACCACCTTACGTCGTTCTCAGTTGTAAAATCTTTAGATGTATATGTTTGAGTATCTGTAGCCATAATATTTTTTTAGTTTGAAACCGATTCTTTCTTTTTAGCAGTGATTTCTAAAGCCTTATCTATTATTTCCTGTTTGGTAAAAGGAACTCCTTTAATTTTACTAAAGCCAATCGCATTTATCATAAACTTATCTCTTATAACTTTTACTAACTGACCATTATTGATTTCAGGAATTAAAATGTTATCAAACTTATTTAAAAGTTCTTCCAGATTTTTTGGAAAAGGCTTCAAATAGCGAATGTGTATGTGAGCAACTTCTTCACCTTGTTTATTCAATTCCCTGACCGCAGAGCGAATAGCGCCATAAGTAGAGCCCCAGCCAACGATAGCTAATTTTCCTTCATTAACATCATTATCGGTTTTTTGTAAAGGGATGAAATCAGCAATTTTTTCAACTTTGCTTTCTCTCATTTTCACCATGAATTCATGGTTATCGGCATCATAAGAAATGTCACCTGTTAAATGTTGCTTTTCTAAGCCACCCAGTCGGTGCTCAAGTCCTTTTGTCCCCGGGATTGCCCAGGGCCTCACCAATTTTTCATTTCGTTGATAAGGCATGAAAGGAGCATCATCTTCCGCTTTTTTTGCAAAAGAAACTTCAATCTTTTTTAAATCTTTGGCGGAAGGATATTTCCACGGCTCTGCACCATTGGCATTATAACCGTCACTTAAAAAAATAACCGGCGTCATGTGTTCCAATGCAATACGGGCTGCTTCATAAACAGCTTCAAAACTATCTGAAGGTGAGCTGGCAGATATTACCGGCATTGGGCACTCTCCGTTTCGGCCATACAAAGCCATTAATAAGTCGGATTGTTCCGTTTTGGTTGGCATACCGGTTGAAGGTCCTGCTCTTTGTACATCACAAATTACTAAAGGTATTTCTAAAGAAACAGCCAGCCCCATAGCTTCAGTTTTTAAAGCCATTCCCGGTCCGGAGGTTGTTGTTACAGCCAATTTTCCACCAAAAGAAGCTCCAATGGCTGCACAAATACTGGCAATTTCATCTTCTGCCTGAAAAGTGAAAACATTGAAGTTTTTATGTTTGGAAAGTTCATGTAAAATATCAGAAGCCGGAGTGATAGGGTATGAGCCTAAAAATAAATCTATACCGGCAATTTTTGAGGCAGCGATTAGGCCATAGGCAGTTGCTTGTCCACCCATTACCCCTCTGTATTTGCCGGGAGGTAATTTTGCGGGATCTACTTCAAAACGGGTTGTGAAAGTTTCGGTAGTGTCCCCAAAGTTATAGCCGGCTTTTAATGCTTTTATATTTGCCTGTGCAATGTTGGGATTTTTTTTGAATTTAGCTTCTAAAAAGCCAATCGTATTGTCCATTGAGCGATTGAACATCCAGAAAAGAAAACCGAGTACAAACATATTTTTTGACCGGTCTTTGTCTTTGGTGCCCATTTCAAAATCCACTAAAGATTCTCTGGTTAATTTGGTAATATCTATTTTATAAACCAAATGATTTGACAAGGTCTCATCATCCAAAGGATTTATTTCATAGTGCGCTAAGCGTAAGTTTTTGTTATCAAATCCGGCAGTATTTACAATGACAATTCCTCCGTTTTTGACAAACTTAAGGTTTGATTTTAAGGCAGCGGCATTCATAGCAACCAAAACATCACAGGAATCTCCCGGTGTATCTATTTCACGGCTGCCAAAATGCAATTGAAATCCCGAAACGCCCGCAAGAGTCCCTAAAGGAGCCCTGATTTCGGCAGGATAATCCGGGAAAGTGGCTACGTCATTGCCAAACAAAGCTGTATTATTGGTAAATTGATTACCGGTAAGCTGCATTCCATCACCACTATCGCCGGCGAATTTAATTACAACTTCTTCTTTTTTTTCGATTTTTGATGCCATGGGCATTGGATTTTTTTATCTTGATACTATTAACCGCGAATAAATTTTTTTAGACAGTTTTTACGGTCATATTTGTGTAAACTTTTGGTAGACTTGTACCTGCTAACATTTTTGCAAATTTAGCTAAAATTCTCTAAATGCTTTTGATTTCCAAGATTAGCCTCAAATAATTTATTTTGATGGAATCAGACATTTTTTAAAGTTATAACTGTTAATTTTGAACCATTATTAAAATTTGAGGATAAGTACTTTTCCCGATATAAATTTCTATTGAAAAAATAAGCCTATGAAAACTCTCCAAAAAGATAAGAAACTTTTTCTGTTGGATGCATTTGCATTGATTTATCGTTCTTACTTTGCTTTTAGCAGAAACCCGATAATGAATTCCAAAGGCATGAACACATCGGCTATTTACGGCTTCATGAATACTCTGCACGACCTGATTTCTAATGAAAAGCCAACCCATTTGGCAGTAGTTTTTGATTCTTTAGAGAAAAAGACAGACCGGTCAGAAGCTCATAGTTTTTACAAAGCAAACAGGCAGGAAATGCCGGAAGATATAGCCCGGGCAATTCCCATTATAAAGCAAATTCTGGATGGTATGCATATTCCGGTTATTGAGAAAGCCGGATTGGAAGCAGATGATTTGATTGGAGCCTTAGCAAAAAAGTCTGAAAAAGACGGTTATACCGTTTATATGGTGACGCCCGATAAAGACTTCGGACAATTGGTTTCCGAAAATATTTTTATCTATAAACCCTCCTATATGGGGAAGGGAGTTGAAATTTTAGGGGAAAAAGAGATTTTAGAAAAATGGGAAATCAAAAACGTAAAGCAGGTAATAGATATTTTAGGCCTTTGGGGCGATAGTTCGGATAATATCCCGGGAATTCCCGGAGTTGGTGAGAAAACAGCCAAAAAATTGATAAGCGAATATGGGTCTATCGAAAATATTTTAGAAAATTCACATGAGCTGAAAGGTAAGTTAAGGGAAAGAGTAGAAGAAAACAAAGAGCAGGCATTAATATCAAAGTCTCTGGCAACTATTATTGATGATATTGAAATTGATATTAATGAAGACAATCTGACGATAAACAAGCCGGATAAAGAAATTCTGGAGCCGATTTTTGCTGAGTTAGAGTTTAGGACACTGGGTAAAAGAATCCTGGGTGAAGAATTTAGTGTCAATCAAAAAAGTAGCGGACAGCTTGATTTATTTGCCAATACAAATACGGAAGAAGAGCCGGAAGAGAAAAAAGTAGAAGCCGGTAAAAACATTGAAAACACTAAGCATGAATATCATCTTGTAAAAGATAAAAAAGGTCGCGAAAAGTTGCTCAGTGATATGATGAATCAAAAGTTTGTCGCCTTTGACACAGAAACTTCCGGGGTGAATCCAAATAATACTGAAATTGTAGGGATGTCTTTTTCTATGAAAGCCGGGGAGGCTTTTTATGTGGCATTGACAGATGATAACCGGGGCGATATTTTAAAGGAGTTTAAAGCATTTTTTGAAAGTGAAAAAATCGGAAAAATCGGGCAAAATT
This genomic interval from Chitinophagaceae bacterium contains the following:
- a CDS encoding 2-oxoacid:acceptor oxidoreductase subunit alpha encodes the protein MASKIEKKEEVVIKFAGDSGDGMQLTGNQFTNNTALFGNDVATFPDYPAEIRAPLGTLAGVSGFQLHFGSREIDTPGDSCDVLVAMNAAALKSNLKFVKNGGIVIVNTAGFDNKNLRLAHYEINPLDDETLSNHLVYKIDITKLTRESLVDFEMGTKDKDRSKNMFVLGFLFWMFNRSMDNTIGFLEAKFKKNPNIAQANIKALKAGYNFGDTTETFTTRFEVDPAKLPPGKYRGVMGGQATAYGLIAASKIAGIDLFLGSYPITPASDILHELSKHKNFNVFTFQAEDEIASICAAIGASFGGKLAVTTTSGPGMALKTEAMGLAVSLEIPLVICDVQRAGPSTGMPTKTEQSDLLMALYGRNGECPMPVISASSPSDSFEAVYEAARIALEHMTPVIFLSDGYNANGAEPWKYPSAKDLKKIEVSFAKKAEDDAPFMPYQRNEKLVRPWAIPGTKGLEHRLGGLEKQHLTGDISYDADNHEFMVKMRESKVEKIADFIPLQKTDNDVNEGKLAIVGWGSTYGAIRSAVRELNKQGEEVAHIHIRYLKPFPKNLEELLNKFDNILIPEINNGQLVKVIRDKFMINAIGFSKIKGVPFTKQEIIDKALEITAKKKESVSN